ATTAGCACCACCAGGAAAGCGGCAACTCATACCAATAATGGCGATTGGTTCGGTTTTAGAGCGTTCGCTGGCTTCGAGTTTAGCAACTGCTTGATTTAGTGCGAGTAGTAACCGTTGTGATGATGATAGTTGCTCGACTTTTTCAGAAAGCTTACTCATAATTAGTTCTCCTTTAGTAAGGTTTCTAATTGGGCGAGCTTTGCAGCGATCGAAGCTTCGACTTCATCCTCACTGAGTTGCCCAATTTCTATCACAGCTTGCACTTCCTCCGGTGGAGTCTCCTCCTCTACTGGTGGTGCTTCCTGCTGGAACAGTTCACCCATTAGATATTCACTGAGATGTTTAATGGTAGGAAAGTCAAAGGCTAAAGTGGCTGGGAGCGAAGTACTTAAATCCTTTTCTATGCGACTTTTCAGTTCTACCGACATCAAGGAGTCCATGCCTAAATCAAAGAAGCCTTGTTGGGGATCGGGTAGTCGGGACTGTCCCCAACCCAAGACTTTGGCAACTTCGGTTTGTAAGTAACCTGTTAACTTCTTGATACGGTTACTAGCGACTGCTGCTGTTAATTCCTGTAAAATTTGTGACTGTTGCTGGGCTTGTTGGGTATCTGCTGGTGTAGATTGGGCGGCTAGGACTGCAAACAGTGGTTTTTGTCCCCTAGTTTCATAAAATCGCTGGTAAATTTTCCAATCGAGATTGGCTACTGTGGCTTGGGTAAAGTCACTTGGCAGCAGATGTCCCAGGGTTTCTACGACTTGCTCTGGTTGTAATGGCTCAACGCCCATCTGAGTTAAGGCGGCTAAGTCGGCAGATGATAGTAAACCACCACCAGCAAATGGCCCCCAATTAATACTTAAGCTTGGTAGCCCACAGGCGCGACGATAATGAGCGAAACTATCAAGGAAGTTATTAGCTGCTACGTAGTGAGCTTGACCCTTAGCACCCCACACAGACACCATTGAAGAGAAGCAGACAAAGAAATCTAGTGGTGTTTGTCGTGACAGTTGATGCAAGTTCCAAGCACCCATCACCTTGGGACGTAACATCGCCATCAAGTCTGTATAGTTCATCTCCTGCATCGCTTGATAGCCAAAGGCGCTGGCAGAATGCACTATCCCTCGCAGTGGTGGAGAGTTGTAAGCGATATTCTCTATTAACTGCTTGAGGGCTGGCTCATCAGCGATGTCTGCTTGAGCGATAGTCACTTTTGCTCCGGTTTGCTCAAGGCGAGCGATCGCATCTTGTGCAGTTGCACTCGGTTGGCTACGTCCCACCAACACTAAATGTTTTGCACCTTGGGATACCAGCCAATTCACCACCTTCAGTCCACTGTTACCCAAACCACCTGTGATTAAGTAACTTGCATCGGCGTGGATTTGCAATTCTGTGATGGCTGGTGGTTGGCTGGGTACTAACCTGGCTACATAACGTTGTCCTTGATGTAAGGCGATATGTTCTTCCCCATCACCATCCCAAATTTCGGCAAATAGGGCATTTACTGTGTTGTCATCGGTGACAGATCCGACATCAATTAGACCTCCCCATAAGTCGGGGTATTCTAAGACAATGGTTTTTCCTAAACCCCATAATGCCGACTGAGCAACACCATCAACTGTGGTTGTCTCGGTAACTGGTTGGGTGTTTTGGGTAACTAACCACAATCGAGGGGGCTTTGCTGTCTGAATGGTGGTTAAGGCTTGGACTAGTTGCAATGTACTGCCACAGCCTAACTGCGATGCTGTTTCTAAGTCTGCACTCGTCAATGCCTCGGCTTTGGCTGCATCCAAACTCCACAAATGCACCACACCCTGCAATGGGGTGATTTTTGTCAGCAATTGCTGCCAGTCTTGAGGTTGAGTAGGGTTAATTTGGTATGTCTGCTCATGCAGTTGGCGATATTCTGCACCGGGCGAGGCAATGATGCAAGTCTCCCCTTGCGCTTGTAAATGCGTAGCTAATTTTACACCAATACCTTGAGTATCAGCTAAAATTAACCAACTGCCAGAATCGGATTTTGTCTGTGTTGTCTCTATTAAAGGCTTTTGAGCCAAGATGACTGACTGCCGTGATGCCACACCTTGTTCATCAGATGTGTAACCAATCTTAACTGCGTCTGTAAATCCACTGTTTTGTAATAATGCCTGCCATCTGTCAGGTGGGAGTAAGGGATAGTCTACACGCCAACTATCACTAAAGCGCCACCATCCTTCGGTCAAGCCAAAGATTAAATCCATCCAACGCTGCGCGCCTGTGGCTTCCCACAGCAGTACAATCCCACTGGGTGCTAAGAGTTGCTGGACGTGTTGTAGGGTTTGGGGCAGGTCTTTGGTGGCGTGGAGGACGTTGGCAGCGATAATTAAATCGAAATGTTGGGGGTTAAACCCTTGCAGTAATGGATCTTGTTCAATATCCAAAACTTGATAGCGTATGAAGGGGTAATCAGCGAATTTATCTTGAGCTTTAGCTAAGAAGAGTGCGCCGATGTCAGTGAAGACATATTCGGTTTGATGGGGATATAGCTCAGGCAGAATATGAGTTGTTGTCCCACCAGTACCACCACCAATTTCCAGAATGCGCAGCCCGCGATGTTTGGGCAGTTTTTCCAAGGCGGTAGCGATCGCTTTTTGGACGATGTTGTTCATCACTTGCGCGCCTAAGGAATCCTGATACAGGCGGGTAGCAGTACTTAAATCCCCGTCTGGGAACAGCAGTTGAATCGGGTCACACTCGCCCCGCAATACCGATGCTAACTGCAAACCACATCGTTCTAACAGGGTGAGTTCGGCTACGGATAAAGCATGTTGTGCTAATAGTTGTTGACTGATGGGTTGCGGATCAATCATGGTGGGCAGATTGATCACTTGCCAATTGTTGGGAGCAGTTGGCTGTAATATGCCCTCTTCCGCTAGCATCTGCAACAATCTTCCCAGTAACCTGTGCTGCGCTGCTACTGTTCTTGTTTGTTGCACAAAGCTGCTAGTGGAGAATTGCTGTCCTAGTTGCCAATCGACTCCCATTGTTGCCAAAGCTTTGAGGACATAGCCAATACTCAAAGTTTCTAACTGATTGAGTAATTCGCTGTAGGCAACGATATCTGGTTGTGCCATCAAGTCGGCAAATTCACTTTGCAGGCGATCGCTAATCATGCTAGGACTGAGCAAATAATCTGCTGGTAAATTGGCAGTGCCAAACCGACCCCGCAAATGCCACTCGATTTCATATAACCAGTTTTGCCACTGTTGGGACTGCGCTCCTACCAAAGCTTCCCGGCGGACTTTGCGTAGTTGTAATCCCTCAACCGAGGCAATTGTCTGGCCATCACCAGCCACCAGATAAATATCTCCAATTAGAACTGGCGATTGAGTATCTGAATTAGTTCTTAATTTTACATAACTCCAAACACAATCACTAGGATTTTCATTCAGATGCAATCGCTCAAACCCTACCTGCATATAAGTATTTTGTTCTAACTCTTTGGGCAGGGCTGCGCCTAAAGCCTGGAAGCAAGCATCTAATAATACAGGATGTAGTCGATACTCTCCTGTTTGCTCTAACCCCGGTGCTAGTTCTACCGCCGCTAAGGCTTGCCCCGGTTGACCAGAAATTCGTTGTAGGGCTTGAAAATTATCACCGTAGTCAATCCCGCGCTGTTGTAATTTTTGGTAGAAAGTGGCGATCGCCGTTGGGGTGGGATTTTGGGTTTGTAAGGTTTCTAAATCAAATGCTGGTAAGGGTTTATCGGCGTTACTGTTGCTGACTTTACCCGCTACATGCAGTGTCCAGCTAGGATGAGATTGATTGGTGTCAGTATTGAGACTAAAAATTTGGAATGTGTAAACTGACTGACTTTCTGGAATCAAAATTAATTGCAGGGTTTTCGTTTCATGTTCAGTGAGCATCAGCGCCTGCTGCACAATTAATGATTCGATGACTCTGGCAGCATCAGACCAGACCACAGCCCCAGCCGCTAACGCCATTTCCACATAACAGGAAGTGGGAACAACAACTGCTCCGTAGACACAGTGGTCGTTTAAGTAAGGTAGAGAGTCAATGCTGATTTGGGATTCAAAGGTCAGCTCTTGTTTGCTTAAGGCTGAATATAATTGCTGCCCCAGCAAGGGGTGCAACTGGGTGCTACGCGCTCCACTGTGGTGGTAATGATGGCGATGGTGATGGGTGGCTACCTCTGCCCAGTAGCGTTGGCGTTGGAAGGGGTAAGTTGGTAGAATGACTCGGTTGCGGGGATACCCTTGCTCAAACCCTTGCCAATTCCAGGATGCACCCCACACATACATCTGGGCCAGGCTTTGCAGCATTTGTTGCCAATCGGGATATCCAGAACGCAAACTAGGCAACCAAGCTAATTTCTCGGCTTCTTCCGGTGTCACGCATTGCTTACCCATGCCCAGGAGAACCGCTTGCGGCCCAATTTCTAGCAACACACGGCATTTTTGCTGCACTAAAGTTTGCATTCCGGCGGCAAAGCGCACGGGTTGCAAGATATGTTGACACCAATAATCAATTTGGGTGACTTCATCACCAATAATTTGACCGGTAACATTGGAGATGAGTTTGATTTTGGGTGCGGAAAACTGAACTGACTGGGCTACCTGGGCAAATTCTTGCACCATTGGCTGCATTAGCAGCGAATGAAAAGCGTGGGAAACTTGCAGGGGTTTGGTTTTCACTCCAGACAGAGCAAGTTCGTCACAAACTGCGTTTAAGGCTTGTTGTTCGCCAGCAATTACGGTACTGTTGGGGCCATTCATGGCGGCGATGGCAATTTTGTCTTCGTAGGGTGCAAGGATGCTGCTCAGTTGCTCTGGGCTAGCCATGACTGCTACCATGCCGCCATTCCTGGGCAAGGCTTGCATTAACCGCCCCCGTTCAGCAATCAGTTTTAACCCGTCTGCTAAACTGAACACACCTGCTACGCAGGCCGCTACGTATTCTCCGACGCTGTGTCCTATGACCACACTGGGGGCAATCCCCCAAGATTCCCACAGTTTATAGAGGGCGTACTCAATAGCAAATATAGCTGGTTGGGTATACGCTGTTTCATCCAACAATTTACCCGCACCATTACTGGGATACATCACTTCTAGGAGTGGTTTGCTTAGATATGTGCGTAAAATGCGGTCACATTCCTGGAGAGTTTGACGAAATATCGGTTGAGTTTCGTACAGTTGCCTTCCCATGTTGATGTATTGAGAACCCTGCCCAGTAAATAGAAAAGCGATTTTGGGTTGCTGACGACTGGTGAGATGGCGATAGGCTACAGTCGGGGAAGGCTCTCCTGTCAAAAAATCTGCTAATTGCTGATGGAGTTCTTTTTTGGATTGGGCAACTACAGCGAGGCGGTGGTCAAAATGCGATCGCCCCGTACCCGCACTAAAACAAATATCTCCCAGGGATAATTCTGGCTGGGATAATAGTAATTTTTGATACTCTTGAGCTAATTCCCGCAAGGCGGCATCTTCTTTGGCTGACAAAGTGAGTAGATGCAGGGGACGTTCACCTTCTGAGGGGGAACTGGTCTGGATTTGGCTACTAGAGGGTGCTTCTTCTAAGATCACATGGCAGTTTGTGCCACCAAAACTAAAGGCACTTACACCAGCTATGCGCTTGTGATTGACTGCCCAAGGTTGCAAGGTGGTGGGAATAGCAAAATTAGTATTATCTAAGTCAATATACTGATTTAACTGTTTTAAATGTAAATGTGGTGGAATCTCACGATGATATAGCGACAGTACCACTTTAATTAACCCGGAAATTCCCGCCGCCGCTTCCAAATGCCCGATGTTGGTCTTGACTGAACCAATCCAACAGGGTTGTCCTGCATCTCGCCCCTGGGCTAACACAGCTTTGAGAGCTTTAATTTCAATCGGATCTCCCAAGGAGGTGCCTGTGCCATGCGCCTCTACATAACTAATTTCGGCTGGGGTGACTCCGGCATTTTCCAAGGCTTTGCGAATCACGGCTTGTTGTGCAATGCCGTTAGGGGCGGTGAGTCCGTTACTCAGTCCATCTTGGTTAACTGCTGCCCCTCGAATGATTGCCAAAATGCGATCGCCATCTCGCTGGGCATCCTCTAGCCGTTTGAGGACGACCACTCCACAACCATCGCCGCGCACAAAGCCGTCAGCACTAGCATCAAAGGCTTTACAACGACCATCGGCTGCCATCATCCGCGCATGGGAATAAGTAATTGTGCCTTCGGGAGATAAAACTAAGTTGACTCCACCCACTAAGCACAGATTCGACTCCCGATTATTTAAGCTTTGCTGGGCAAGATGAATCCCCACCAGAGATGAAGAACAGGCAGTATCAATGGTGAGACAAGGCCCACGCAAATCCAAAACGTAGGAGAGACGGTGTGAGGCAATACTTAATGCCCCACCTGTACCATCATAAGCGTTGATTTGCTTAACATCTCTCGATAGCGACCTGGCATAGTCGAAGTTACCCACACCGATAAAAACTCCAGTTTGGCTACCGGCTAGCTGCTGCGGTACAATCCCCGCATTTTCCAACGCTTCCCAAGCTACTTCCAGTACTAGTCGTTGCTGCGGGTCGATGCGTTCTGCTTCCCGGGGAGAAATACCAAAGAAGTGGGCATCAAAGCGATCTACCTGCTCGATAAATCCACCCCACCGAGTATTCATTTTCCCTGGGGTAGTGGGTTCGCGATCGTAAAAAGCATCGGCATCCCATCGGTCGGTAGGTACTTCCGTGATGGTATCCACACCATTACGTAGCACCTGCCAAAATTCTGCTGGATTTTTCGCTTGAGGAAAACGACAACCTATACCAATAATCGCAATCGGATCCATGTTTTCACCTATCAACAGTGCCTAAACTTGTGTTTGCTTGTTAAGCTATCGATTGCGCAAATTGGCGGAAGGCTTGAGTACTAGTCGCCAAACCCTGACTCATCGAACCACTTGCTTCAATCAAACGCATTTCCCGATTGATAGGCCACAAATATTCTAAACGGCCAAAGAAGCTGCGAAAATCCTTCACAAAGCCTTTGTGGTATTTCTTAGCGATATGAAATCCTTCATGTTCTTGACAGAAGCATTTCTCCATCCAATGCAGCGCATCTTGGCTAGACATACCAAATATGTGGCTCTGGAGGATTCGATAAATCACGCTCATGAAATACTCATCATCACGAAAACAACGAGCAGGTAGCCCACAACTTATACCACCGTGGTAATTGATGACGTTACGTTGTGCTAAATAAACTGTCCAATTCGCTATGAATTTCTCGTAAGCTGTTGGTTTCGAGAAATCTTGATACATATTTTGAGAAATGATTTGTGATGTCGTCGTATGAAACGATTCATCTAAAAAGTGATAGTGAGAAACGGCTGTGGGCGCTGGAATGAATTCACCTTGACGTTCCAGACTCTTGAAATATAAAGAGCGGGGGTGTTCTTGGCTTTTGAGTAAGGCGTTGGAAATGTAGCGCAAGGCGTAGTAATGGCAAGCCAAAAATGGAGAACTACCCCAGTTAATTGTGAAAAACTTTAACAAAGATGGTGAGGCAAATCTGCCACCTGAACCTTGTGTGGGAGTGGGAAATAGTTCGCCTTTTTGCAATAATTCTTGCAAAAATTTATTGCTAGACACGTATTTTTGCTTCTTCAAGATATTCTTAGATAAGAAATCCAAGGTTTTATCTTGTAAAGTAGCCGTAGGTGATCTTTCTGTTTTTAATTCCTGTGGTCGTAACTTAGTGACACTGCCAAAGCCTTTTTTACCTAATAAGGCTGTACGAGTTTTGTGACCAATTCTTTGAAAGGCGTGAATGTGGTGATACTCTTGCGATGTTTCTAATTGCAATTCTTGACAAAGAGTATCGTATCCACCGACGTTTTCAAATACGCCAGATGTGACTTGATTGTAAATAATTGTGTTAACTTCACTAGCGGCGGTGTTGTTATTTTGAATTGCCCAATAAAGATGATTCAGCGCCTTTTTCTGTGTAGTAGAGGCTTGTTCGTATAGGGGTGTGCCATACAACAAAGATTGTTCTGGATGAGTCCAATAGTAGTCTTTGTTGTCGTCGTAGTTGAAGTGCTGCTCTAGTTCTTGAATTCTTTCTGTGTAATCAGATTCAGAATTACTGCGATAGTTAATTTCGTTGATTTTACGATGCTTTTTCGGCTTATCTCGCCGGAAATTTGTTGATGAGGGTTCGCTTAGGCTAACCATATTGTTTCTTGGGATAATTGTTACAAATTGAAGACAACCATTGAACTGTTGAGATTCTATGATTCTGCACTCAAATATTGAGTGAGCAATTCGATAGTGGGATAGTCGTATAACAGTGTGGGGTCAAGCTTTTTCCCTAGCCAATCTTCTAAATCACCAGTCATTCCAATGGCGGCTGATGAATCTAGGCTATAGCGATCAAAAGGAATGGTCACATCTATTTCTTCGGCTTTTACTTCTAAAAGTTCTGCTAAATAAGCCACAATCCAGGCTTGAATCTCATCTGCTGAGAAGATAGTTTTAGTAGTTGTGAGAGTTTTATCTTGGAGTTGCATGATTTTCAGTGGTAGGAATTTCAGATTTGCTAGTGATAACTGCTAGCAGTAGATTTATTGTTGTTTGCTCGTTGATACTTCCCTCTACATCTGATGCCAGATGTAAAAATTTGGCTTTGTTCTGCGGATTTTCACTCCAATCTTTGACAACATCTAAAGATCCAACTAAGAAGTCAGATCGACAAGCATGACGGCGAATTTTGCCACTGGAAGTCTTGGGAAGACTTCCAGTTTTGACTAGCACTGTGGCATAGACGTTGAGTCCATGTTCAGCTGTCACAGCTTGACGAATGTTTTCTACGACTTCGTGGAGGTTTTGATTACGTAAGTAAGTTCTTTCTACTTCCTGCACAATCACTAAGCGTTCTAAACCGTTGATTTCGACTGTAAACGCTGCTCCACTATTGGTTCGTAGTGCTGGATGACATTTTTCCACGGTGAGTTCAATATCCTGTGGATAATGATTTTGTCCGCGAATAATGATCACATCTTTGATGCGTCCCGTGATGAACAACTGCTGATCAAGCCAATAACCCAAGTCTCCTGTACGGAGAAATGGGCCTGCTCCTGTGTCTGCTAGGTAGGCATGGAACATCTTTTGTGTCTCTTCGGGCCGATTCCAATAGCCTTGAGTCACGCTCTCTCCCGCTACCCAGATTTCACCTACTTCTCCTGACGCGCAAGGTAGGCATGACTCTGGGTTAACGATGATGACTTGTTGCTCAAACCAGCTCTGACCACACCCCACAATCGTTTTGGTGTTTTTAGTTTTCTGCTGTGAGACTACGACTTGGTTTTGTTCTAGGGCGGTTGCATCAATATGCCTAACTACTGGCGGTTCCGATTTTAAGCCTCCAGAAACAATCAGGGTAGTTTCTGCCATTCCATAACAAGGATAGAAGGCTTCTTTACGGAAACCACAAGCGGCAAAGGTGTTAGTAAACTGTTCTAGAGTTTCTGCTCGAATAGGTTCTGCACCGATAAAAGCGAGTTCCCAACTGCTAAGATCAAGTTGTTCGCGTTGTTGATCGGTAATCTTGCGTACACATAAGTCGTAGGCAAAATTAGGCGCACCACTAGTGGTAGCTTGATATTGGGAAACTGCCCTTAACCAGTAAAAAGGCTTCTGTAAGAAGTCTGCTGGTGACATCAAGGTGACGGGAAAGCCTCCATAAAGAGGTTGTAAAATGCCACCAATCAGACCCATATCATGATATGGAGGTAGCCAAATTACGCCTCTACTGTTTGGTGTGTGACCAAAACACCTATGGATGATGCCTGAGTTATGCCATAGATTACCGTGGGACACCATCACACCTTTAGGTGTACCTGTCGAACCTGATGTGTACTGAAGGAATGCTAGCTCATCACTAATAATTTCTCGAGGTTGCCATGCTAGTGCTAATTCGTCCGCTAAATCGTCTGTAGTTTGCCAATGTAGTTGGCTAAGTTCAGGATTTTCTGTAAACCGATTTTGGATGTCTGGATGTAACCACGAGGTGGTGAGAGCTACAGTTGCAGCTGCATCTTTGATGATTGCAAGTAATCTCGAAGAGTTCTGATTTCGCCGCAATGGGTAGGCAGGAACGGCAACTACACCTGCATACAAACAACCGAAAAACGCTGATATGTAATCTAGACCCGGAGGATACATCAGCAGGGCGCGAGTCCCAACAGCATTCAATTGTTGTAATTTTGCAGCGATCGCTTGCGCTTTTATATCTAGCTCTGCGTAGGTGAGGCTGCCAATCTCATCACCTTGCTGTAAAAAGGTGTAAGCTACTTTACTTGCTTGGTGTTCAGATTGGTAACGTAGAAGTTCTACTAAATTGCCATATCTGCATTCGTTGTCAATTCTGATACCCAAATCAACAACCATATATAGCTCCGTTAAAGATTATTTTTGTTGTTTCGTAGTTGTCTACAACTTGCTCAATTTCAGTTATTAGCTGGACTAAATTAAGTATCAATGACGAAGTTAAATACGTGACATAGGTACTTATAAAACAGATAATAGCCTGATAGTTAATTTTTCTAGCTGCAGCAGAGTATGCGTTGTTTTTGGGAACGATAAAAGCTTTTTACTTAATCCTCACTTGATATTTTGAATTTTTTTAATTTTTTTATCCTAATTTTAATTTTTTGTTTTTGAATTTTAATGATTAACTTGGTATTTTCCACTGAAACTCAAATTTATTTGGTTTAGTTTATACCTTGTTATGTATATTCATTATCATGCCACAAATAAATCTGTCTACAGGAAGTTGCTAACTTCATAAAAAATTAACTTTATGATGTGTTTGTGAAATATTTTTTGGTTAAAAATATTTCTATATAAAAAACGCTGAAACTCTTCCTAGCCAAAGTTTTTAGCAGCTAACAGAAAAATAATTTATGTGATTTTGTATCATAAAATACTTTTTATTTGCTTTAAAGCGCATTGAGATTCTTATTAATATTTTAAAGAATACAGCAGTTTCGCTATTCGTGAAATACTGTAGAGACGTTACATGTAACGTCTCTACATGATTTTGGGTTTTACGCTTGTACCTCATCTACCCAAAATATGCTGTATAGAACCCATTTGACATCTTTTACGGTATTGAAGTAAAGTGGCGGCAAAAGCCATATCCAGCCAGGGCGGCCGCATCATGTCAATAAGACTAGTCTATTCTCAATAGACAGAAAAATAATCTCATTAAAGCCTGCTTATTGACAAAGATTTTAGCGATCGCTTTGAGACTTGGAAAATAAATCAAGCCAAAAATGCTGATTTTTCGTTGGGTCTTAATCTTGGTCGTGATCAAGAGTACTTTAGATGCGTTTGCCCTGCATATCCAGCAGCCATGCCGTACTCTATCCCTCTTCTGTCACTTTCCGGGTATTCTGAATAAAAGAATCAAAATAAAAAACTCTCTTCAGGTAAGCAGGGCAATGGATGTAGAATTACAAATCCTAAAACATTTGGCGAGAGACGCTCACCCAACAGTTGCGATCGTAGATGAATATTGTGCAGAGTATAAAGACTTGTTTAAAGAAGTAAGGAATTATGAGTGCTTCAAATATTTACACATGGGGATAATATCAACGATAAAACGAAAATCGTTACCAGAGATAGCAAAGGTAGTAAGCATAAATTCGGCACAGTCACTACACCATTTCTTAGCAAATTCAGATTGGTCAGTAAATAAATTAAAACAACGAAGATTAAATAAGTTAAAGAAACAATTAGATGGTCGGGCAATTACATTAGTAATAGATGAAACAGGAGATAGGAAAAAAGGTAAAAATACTGATTATGTAGCTAGACAATATTTAGGAAGCGTAGGAAAAGTAGATAATGGGATAGTTTCAGTCAATGCTTATGGAGTTTGTGCTAATATAACTTTTCCATTAATCGTCAAAGTATTTAAACCAAAAGGAACATTAAAGGAGTCAGATAAATATAAAACTAAAATAGAGTTAGCATCAGAGATAATTACAGAATTAATGGAATTAGGGTTCAATATTGAATTAGTATTGGCTGATAGTTTATATGGTGAAAGTAGCCAATTTATTAGAAAAATTGCTGAATATAGCTTAGGTTATGTGGTGTCAATTAGAAGTAATCATGGAGTCTGGCTACCAGCAGGACAAAGCGTTAGGGCACCAGCCTTCTTAGGCTTCAATCAATCTTGTCAACTTGAGACTGAAGCACAAGAAAATAGTAATGTTGATTTTTCTCATCATCCGCAATGGAATTATGAATCCGGATGGAAGAATACTTTAAATAATCTGCGTCTCATTATCCAACCACTTCTACTATTTTGGTTAATTTATCCCTGGTTAAGTATTTTCCCTAATTCACAGTTGTTACGGGGATTCAATCATTTAATTGCTGCAATGAATCAATTTAAACCCTCTTATGCTTCTGGATGATTTAGCTCCTGAACTACTTGCTTATCTCGGAAAGTGACAGAAGAGGGATATATACTGAAATCCTTATTTAGAGAAAGTTAGCAACCTGTATATTGCTCACCAACACGGATCTATTACATACCTAGACAAAGTGGTGCATTCATGGTAATTTTCAGTATGTCTAGGGAACGAAAAAGTGCTAAAAACTAGCAGAATTCATGGCAGCAAAAGTACTATTGCTGAGTAAATTGGCTTTTATATTGTCTTAACTGACAGCTTTAGTTTCTGTCTCTGTTCAAAATTATTAGACATCTTGCATAAGTACTGTGGTGTTATTGCCCACATAAACAGAAAAACTACGTATACCGTAAGCGGAAATCCTCGTTTGAGAAGCTTGTTACAGTATGTAATTTTGATGTCTAGTCACTACCTATAGAAAACTAATGAACGTAATGAAGTACAAATATAGGTTTGGCCTATTGTTAACAGCCCATTTAGTATTAGTTTTATTTCAGTTGAATGCTAACAATACTTTCAACTCTTTGTTTGCTAGTGCTAATACAAAAACACCAATAGCTTCTAAATCAACAAATGATGCCAAGACAACAGTGACAGCTCTAGGACGTATTTTACCCAAGGATAAAATTATTAGCCTGTCTGGTTCGTCCGATTTACCCACTGTAGGAGTGGCTAAGATATTAGTCAAAGAAGGGGATAAAGTCAAGCAAGGACAATTGCTGGCCATTTTAGACAATGTTGACAGATTACGAGCTACTTTACAACAAGCCCGACAAAAAGTAGCAGTAGCGGAAGCTCGTTTGATGCAGGCTCGTGCGGGACAGGCTAAAAAAGGAGAAATAGCCGCACAAGAGGCGAACATTGATAACTTAAATGCTCAGTTTTCTGGAGAAATTTCCACACAAAAAGCTAACATTAGTCGCTTAAAAGCCGAATTACAGCATCAAATAGCTGCTCAAGATGCTGAAAATATGCGCTTACAGGCAGAATGGGAACACGCCAAAGCTGAGTGCGATCGCTATGAAGCTTTGTTTAAAGATGGCGCAGTGTCAGCTTCAATTCGTGAGAGTAAATGTTTAGAAAAACAAACGACCCAAGAACAGTTAAATGTGGGAGATGCTAATAAGAAACGCATCAGAGAAACACTAACACAACAAATTCGCGAAGCTCAAGCTCTATTAAATAAAACCTTATCAAGTTATCCTAAACAGATTAAAGAAGCCAAAGCTAATCTGCAACAAGTGATTGAAGTGCGTCCTGTGGATGTCCAAGTAGCAGAAGCTGAACTCAAGCAAGCAAAAGCTGCTGTGATAGAAGCACAAACTAATTTAGATTCTGCTTATGTCAAAGCTCCTACTGATGCCGAAGTCTTGAATATAAATACCTTTGCTGGAGAAAAAATTAGTTCTCAGGG
Above is a window of Nostoc sp. UHCC 0702 DNA encoding:
- a CDS encoding SDR family NAD(P)-dependent oxidoreductase: MDPIAIIGIGCRFPQAKNPAEFWQVLRNGVDTITEVPTDRWDADAFYDREPTTPGKMNTRWGGFIEQVDRFDAHFFGISPREAERIDPQQRLVLEVAWEALENAGIVPQQLAGSQTGVFIGVGNFDYARSLSRDVKQINAYDGTGGALSIASHRLSYVLDLRGPCLTIDTACSSSLVGIHLAQQSLNNRESNLCLVGGVNLVLSPEGTITYSHARMMAADGRCKAFDASADGFVRGDGCGVVVLKRLEDAQRDGDRILAIIRGAAVNQDGLSNGLTAPNGIAQQAVIRKALENAGVTPAEISYVEAHGTGTSLGDPIEIKALKAVLAQGRDAGQPCWIGSVKTNIGHLEAAAGISGLIKVVLSLYHREIPPHLHLKQLNQYIDLDNTNFAIPTTLQPWAVNHKRIAGVSAFSFGGTNCHVILEEAPSSSQIQTSSPSEGERPLHLLTLSAKEDAALRELAQEYQKLLLSQPELSLGDICFSAGTGRSHFDHRLAVVAQSKKELHQQLADFLTGEPSPTVAYRHLTSRQQPKIAFLFTGQGSQYINMGRQLYETQPIFRQTLQECDRILRTYLSKPLLEVMYPSNGAGKLLDETAYTQPAIFAIEYALYKLWESWGIAPSVVIGHSVGEYVAACVAGVFSLADGLKLIAERGRLMQALPRNGGMVAVMASPEQLSSILAPYEDKIAIAAMNGPNSTVIAGEQQALNAVCDELALSGVKTKPLQVSHAFHSLLMQPMVQEFAQVAQSVQFSAPKIKLISNVTGQIIGDEVTQIDYWCQHILQPVRFAAGMQTLVQQKCRVLLEIGPQAVLLGMGKQCVTPEEAEKLAWLPSLRSGYPDWQQMLQSLAQMYVWGASWNWQGFEQGYPRNRVILPTYPFQRQRYWAEVATHHHRHHYHHSGARSTQLHPLLGQQLYSALSKQELTFESQISIDSLPYLNDHCVYGAVVVPTSCYVEMALAAGAVVWSDAARVIESLIVQQALMLTEHETKTLQLILIPESQSVYTFQIFSLNTDTNQSHPSWTLHVAGKVSNSNADKPLPAFDLETLQTQNPTPTAIATFYQKLQQRGIDYGDNFQALQRISGQPGQALAAVELAPGLEQTGEYRLHPVLLDACFQALGAALPKELEQNTYMQVGFERLHLNENPSDCVWSYVKLRTNSDTQSPVLIGDIYLVAGDGQTIASVEGLQLRKVRREALVGAQSQQWQNWLYEIEWHLRGRFGTANLPADYLLSPSMISDRLQSEFADLMAQPDIVAYSELLNQLETLSIGYVLKALATMGVDWQLGQQFSTSSFVQQTRTVAAQHRLLGRLLQMLAEEGILQPTAPNNWQVINLPTMIDPQPISQQLLAQHALSVAELTLLERCGLQLASVLRGECDPIQLLFPDGDLSTATRLYQDSLGAQVMNNIVQKAIATALEKLPKHRGLRILEIGGGTGGTTTHILPELYPHQTEYVFTDIGALFLAKAQDKFADYPFIRYQVLDIEQDPLLQGFNPQHFDLIIAANVLHATKDLPQTLQHVQQLLAPSGIVLLWEATGAQRWMDLIFGLTEGWWRFSDSWRVDYPLLPPDRWQALLQNSGFTDAVKIGYTSDEQGVASRQSVILAQKPLIETTQTKSDSGSWLILADTQGIGVKLATHLQAQGETCIIASPGAEYRQLHEQTYQINPTQPQDWQQLLTKITPLQGVVHLWSLDAAKAEALTSADLETASQLGCGSTLQLVQALTTIQTAKPPRLWLVTQNTQPVTETTTVDGVAQSALWGLGKTIVLEYPDLWGGLIDVGSVTDDNTVNALFAEIWDGDGEEHIALHQGQRYVARLVPSQPPAITELQIHADASYLITGGLGNSGLKVVNWLVSQGAKHLVLVGRSQPSATAQDAIARLEQTGAKVTIAQADIADEPALKQLIENIAYNSPPLRGIVHSASAFGYQAMQEMNYTDLMAMLRPKVMGAWNLHQLSRQTPLDFFVCFSSMVSVWGAKGQAHYVAANNFLDSFAHYRRACGLPSLSINWGPFAGGGLLSSADLAALTQMGVEPLQPEQVVETLGHLLPSDFTQATVANLDWKIYQRFYETRGQKPLFAVLAAQSTPADTQQAQQQSQILQELTAAVASNRIKKLTGYLQTEVAKVLGWGQSRLPDPQQGFFDLGMDSLMSVELKSRIEKDLSTSLPATLAFDFPTIKHLSEYLMGELFQQEAPPVEEETPPEEVQAVIEIGQLSEDEVEASIAAKLAQLETLLKEN